From the Salinigranum rubrum genome, the window CCTCCGCCGCAGAGAATCCGACCTCCTGAAGGACTTCGTCAGTATGTTCGCCGAGGGCCGGGGGAGCCGACTCGATCTGCCCTAGGTCGCGATTCGTTATAGCCGGGAATCCTATCCGCTTGAGTAATCCGTCGTCCGATTCGATGACGCCGCGCGCCTCAAAGTGGTCACTCTCAAACGCCTCAGCCAGAGTCTGTACCGGGCCGAACATCACATCTTCGTCGCCGAGAAGAGTCTCCCACTCTTCTGCCGACCGCTGTGTGAACACCGCTGAGAGGTCGTTACGAAGACGTTTTCGAGTCGTCTCGTCGTTGGACTTGTGGTCTGAGACGAGGTCCGGGCGGTCGATCAGTTCACAGAATCGTTGCCAGAACTCGGGTTCGAGCGCAGCGAGAGTCACATATCGCCCGTCGGCAGTCTCGTAGACGTCGTAACAGGGGTACTTACCCGTGGTTCGGGTTGCGCCCGGACGCTGCTCGACACCGGCCATCGCCGGTGCAGCAAGGAGCTGTGAGAACGAGAGCAATGCGTCGGTCATCGAAACGTCGAGGTATTCGCCGTCACCTTCCCCGAGTTCGCGTGAGAGAAGTGCGCCGACGATTGAGAGTGCGGCGAACGCGCCACCAGCCATGTCAGCGACGGGAAACCCCGGGAGAGTAGGTTTCGTCTCGGGGTCACGTCGGTTCATGTCGATCAGGCCGGCAAAGCCCGCGTAGTTGAGATCGTGGCCGACGCGCTCACTGAGCGGACCGGTCTGGCCAAAGCCGGAGAGCGAACAGTACACGATCTCGTCGTTGACCGTACACATGTCGTCGTAGGCCACGCCTAGTCGGTCAACCACACCGGGGCGGAACTGCTCAACCAAGACATCGGCGGTTCGTGCGAGTTCGAGGAACGCGTCCAGCCCGCGTTCGCGCTTCAGGTCTAGTGTCACACTCCGTTTTCCCCGGTTCATCACCTCAAACACCGGTGCGTGACGTCTGTCCGTCTGGGTTCGTCCGAGCTGGCGACCCGGTTCGCCGGTTTCCGGACGTTCGATCTTGATAACGTCTGCGCCCATGTCACAGAGCAACTGCGTGCCGTATGGTCCCGGGAGCGTATGTGACAGGTCGAGGACGCGAATTGACTGGAGGTCCATGGAAAGAAATCCGAACTTCGCTACTTAAAACTTGTTCACAGCATCGTAGAGTCGGTCGTCCGTTAATCAGGGACAAAACGCGAAGAAGACCCTGCTGGTGTGCGTGTGCCGCCACGCGACGGAACTTGTGGGGGCGGGACGAAACGGGCGGAACTGGATAGTTCGATTGAGGAACCGATCGGAAGACAACTCATCGAGGACATCGGCGCGTCAGTAGCCATCGTAAGCCTCGTCAACCTCGTTTTCGGCGTCGACAGTCGTTCCGCGATTTTCCTCAAGCAGTTTCACGATCGCACTGATATCTTCGTCGCCGTAGCCATCGCGACTGGCCTGCGTAAATAAATTGAACACGACGCTCGTTGTGATCATCGATTGATCCATCGACCTAGCCGTATCGAGTGCGAGTCCCACATCTTTCTTCCCTAAGTCGATGGTAAACCCCGCCTCGAAGTTGCGGTTCAACACGCGCGGCATCCGTTTGTGAAACTGGTTCGACGCGCCACCGCTCTTTCCAAGTACCTTAAGCATGACCTCTCCGTCGATGTCTCGGGCCGCACCCAGCGAGACAGCTTCCATCGCCAGCAGCAGGTTCCCCATGGTCATGACATTGTTTATCAGTTTGATCATGTGGCCCGAATCAATATCACCGGTATAGTAGAGGTCCTCACCGAGGTGCTCGAGGACTGTCTGGGTCCGCTCGTCGTCAAAGACCTCCTGACGACCACCGACCATGATTGTCAGCGTGCCATCGCGACTCTCTTCGGGACCCCCGCTCACGGGTGCGCCGAGTACATCGATATCGTGCGTAGCAGCCTCTTCAGCGAGTTCTGTCGCCATATCGGGACTGATCGTGCTCATCTCCAGAACGATGAGGCCAGGGTCACCACTCTGGAATATGCCGTCGCCGCCCCGATATACTTCTTTGACAGCAGATGCCTTCGGGAGGCTTGTGATCATAATGTCGACGTCCGCAGCGACCGCGGCGGGTGAGTCCCGTGTCGTACCGCCAGATTCACGGAACTTGCTGATAGCAGCGTCGCTGACGTCGAACCCGCAAACGGGAAAGCCGGACGAGAGGAGATTTTGCGCCATGTTACCCCCCATCTTCCCGAGTCCAATCATTCCGATATCAATGCTTTTCTTCAGCATATTACACTCTCTCTTGTTCAAACGCACATATTAATTATGGGGGATCATCTCGTTAGTTCGACAGATATCCTAAGGAGGCACCAGTCGTCCGGAAAACAACACGTGTCGAACACGCAATTCCGGTCAATTGCTGCCGTGTACTACTGAGCAGCATCGTTCTGGAGTAGTCGCGCCGCCGCGATAACTCGCTTGAGAATTGGGAACAGCAACACAATCAAAGAGATTGCCAAGATCGACAGTGCGATCGGACTTGTAAAGATGATGTCCAGTGATCCACCAGAGAGCGCGAGCGAGCGCCGGAGATTCGTTTCGGCGATCGGGCCGAGGATCATCCCGAGGACGATCGGTGCGAGCGGGTACTCGTTGGTTCGAAGCAGATACCCGAGGATACCGACTCCGAACATGATCCACATGTCGAGGAGATTACCCCGGATCGCGAACGCGCCCAGAAGTGCCATCACAAAGATGACCGGCCAGAGATATCGTTGCGGGATACTGATCACGCGAGCCCAGACTGACGCACCCAACAGTCCGACAACGAGGACGACGACGTAGACGAGGAAGAAGCCGAAAAAGATGGAGTACACGAGCGCTGTGTCTCCGCTGAACATGGACGGCCCCGGTCGGAACCCGTGGACCAGAAGTGCCCCGATCAGAATCGCGCTCACGGAGTCACCGGGGATACCTAAGGTTAGCGCCGGAATAAGTGCGCCCGCCGTACTGGCGTTATTCCCTGACTCAGCCGACGCGATACCGTGGATGTTACCCTCGCCAAAAGGTGGCGTAGGAAGTTTTCCTTTCAGGATCCCTATCCACCGTTTCGCTTCGTTGTACGTAACGAAACAAGCGATAGTCCCACCGACGCCGGGGAGCGCACCGAGGAAGCCGCCGAGAACGCTCGAACCGACCGTCGTTCCGGAGATCGATTTCAGGTCGCTCGTATTCGGCAGCATGTTCCTCAGTTGTAGTTCCTGTCTCGGAACCGACTTTTCGATCCCCTTGATGTAACGGTCGATCCCCTCAGAGAGGGCGAACAGGCCGACCATAGCGACGATGAAGTCGACGCCAGCGGTGAGCGTCGGGATACCGAAGGCGAATCTGCTGAAACCGATCATCGGATCAAGGCCGATCGTCGCGAGGAACATCCCCAGCAGCCCCGAAAGCAGACCTCTGTTCAGGTTCTCGCTACTGACGCTCGAGATGATAGTGAGACCGAACACCGCCAGCGCGAAGAACTCGGGAGAGCGAAAATTGAGCGCGACCTTGGCAATCTGCGGCGCCATTACCGCCAGGATCACGACGCCGATCATCCCCCCACCGCCGAGGCGACTGTCGAGATACTGATCGCCCGACCGGCCTGTCCCTGGTTCGACATTGGAAATCCGTCGAAGATCGTTGCTGCCGCGGCGGGCGTTCCCGGCGTCCGGATGAGGATCGCCGGGATTGATCCCGCGTACATCGCACCCCCGTAGATCCCCAGCAGCAACATCAACCCAGGGACAGGCTCCATGGTAAAGGTGAACGAGACGAACAAGGCCACAGACATGGTTCCGCTTACGCCAGGAATCGCGCCTCCGACGATTCCGAGGACGACGCCCGCAATTAGTAGTGTCAGCGGTAACGGTTGTAACACCAGCTCACTCGCCGCTAGAAGGTTAGCTAGAATGTTCATTTCCAAAACGTACTGTCATCCATTACTAAGAATCTTTGCATGATTGACGATTACAAATTGTCGGGACGATCGTCTGCTCCAGTGTGGTGATCGGCTACTACGACCGGGATGTATCGGGTCGGCGTGACCCGACGATCATCCAGGTCAAGAGAGGAGGTTTGCGAGGAACGGAATTTCGGGGAGCGGTAGTGAGAGAAATTCCGAGAACAGATAATGTAACACAACCGGCGTAACGATGGTGATCAATACCCGGCGCTTGAATGTCACGCCGGAGTACGCCGCGATCAAATAGAGATAGATCGCCGTCGAGATGATGAACCCGATGAGCGGGATCACAAAAATGTACGCAGCGAACAGGCCGACAACGGTGAGGAACGTCTTCGCATCGGCCAGCTCGATCTGCTGGTGTGAGTCGGCCTCGAACTTTCGTCTCGTAACGATGTCGATACTCGCGAGCACGACGATCGCGATCCCGAGCAACTGCGGGAAAAAGCCCGCACCGGGAGCACGGGTCGTACCCGACGGAAACGAGGAGCTAACGTAGACGATCGCAATTCCGAGAGCGATAAACAGGACTGACGAGAGTTCGTCGCGTACAGCGATACTCGTGTGTACCATGTCGATATTGATCACTCTGTTTCCATCAGCTGGGCTGGTTCCTCGAAGGAGTTAAACTGTGATTCGATGTACTCGGGAAGCTCGTCCGGACCGCGGTTGACGAGCCCGTAGCCGCGCTCGGACATCCATGATTGGTACTCATCGGTCTCCCAACCTGTATTTAGAATGTCGTATAGCGTCTGAGCACGCTCCTGTGACATGTCCGGCGGCGCGACGAAGATCCGCCAGACTGCGACTTCCCACTCGTATCCCGCCTCAGGGAACGTCGGGGTATCAGGGAGGATATCAAGCCGTTCATTTCCCATCACGCCAAGCACTTCGAGTGGCCCGTCTTCGATCTGCGAAATAGCATCGCCTGCACCGACGGTCGTGCCATGGACTTCCCCGTTCAGGGTGGCCTGGATCGCGTTCGCCGCTCCCTCAGCGTACGGGACGATGTTCAGTTCCACGTTCATCACGTCGCCCAGTCCAGCTGCCGCGAGGTGATCGATATTCCCGAGCCCGCCGGGACCGATAGTGACTTCACTGGGGTTCTCGGAAGCGTATTGCTGGAACTCTTCGAGGGAGCCGTAGGGCGTATCCTCGTGGACGATGAGTGTTCGCGGATCGGAATTGTACTGAAAGATCGGCGTAAAGTCCGTCGGCGCAAAATCCGCCAGCCCGATGTGCGGAAGTATACAGAGCGTACTCGAGATGAGCCCGATCGTGTATCCGTCAGGCTCGGCGTTCAAGACCTCGCTCTGGCCGACTGTCCCCGACGCACCGGTGACATTCTCGACGACGAACTGATGGTCACTGTTGTCTTCAACGACGTTGACCAACTGTCGAACGGTCTGATCCGTTCCGCCACCGGCGGACCACGGGACAACGGTTCTGATCTCCTGTGATGGATATTCGCCCCCACCCGAAAGACTCTGTTCGGTACATCCAGCCAATCCAACGATACCCGATGCTGCTGCTACCTGCACTAACTGCCGTCTGGTCAATCGCTCAACCATAACCGCGTATCATTGAGAGAGCGTAAAGTCTTTACTGTTTTCAAAAATAGTGAATTTCTCCATGTTCGAGTGTTGAAGAGCATCGACATGATCTTACTACCCGCCGACCAGTCGCTCCCTCAGCCACCCATCCATCGACGATGCCACGAGATCGCCGTTTCGAGGTCGTGCCGGATATTTCCACCGCCAGCGTCCACTCTGTCGAGGGAGCCACGCAACCTGTCTCTGAACGATGGGTGCGCACAGTTGTCGATCAACGCCGTCGCGCGTTCGAGGGGCACCGTTCCGCGGAGATCGGCGATGCCCTGGTCGGTGATCACGACGTCCACGTCGTGCTCGGGATTGTCGACGTGAGGCACCATCGGGACTATCCGCGAGATCTCGCCGCCTTTCGCCGTCGAACCCAACGCCATGACAGAGAGGTGCGCGTTCCTCGCGAAATCGCCACTGCCGCCGACGCCGTTTAGCATCCTCGTACCGTTAGTGCGTGGAGTTCGCGTGGCCGTAGAGGTCCATATAGGGGACGGGATTGACCGCAATGAGACCGAAGTGGTCAACGAGCGCCGCCGCCGCTGTCACGGCGACGATAGGAACGTCTCCGTTGATTCGCTGGGAAATCCACTCACTCATCAAGAGTCTCCGGTTGCGTTCCGATACCTTCGGGCCAGCTGGTCGGTTTTGCGGCCGTCGGTTTGGTGTGTGACCGTTTGAGGACCATGACCGTCCGTTCGAGCGAAAGTGTCTTGCTGTCGTCCTGATTATACGCTCGTAGCTCCACAGTGACGAAGCAGACGTGCTCGCGGGACTCACTCCTCTCGCTTTTTTATGATTTCAGACTCGGCAAACAGCGTATCCCCGTGGAAGACGGGGGCATGGTTTCGGATATCGTTGTATCCGAGGTTGGCTGTCGCGTTCGCGCTAATGTCGATGACGCTCATTCCGATGGCCAGCGCGATGATGAAAGTCCCGTCAACGAGGCGTTCACCGAACTCAGCCTCGACAGCGTACGCCTCGTTGAAGTGCATCGAACTCAGGTTCATCGTCAAGTTCGTCAGCCAGACGTTGTCCGTTTCCGTCACCGTCAGACCGTACGGGTGTTTGTAGATGTCGCCGATGGCGAAATCTTCATCATAGCGTCCCTGCCAGCCAGTTACTAGGCTCCGCTCGCTAGTAAATGTCACAGCGTGTTTGAGATAGTTCACTACAGGACGTTTTATAATTTTGGTCAAATAACGAATCGAAGATCACCGACTCGCTCGATGTGTATACTTATTTACTCGAACGCCTCGATAAGTTCCGGAATCACCTCGAACAAGTCCCCAACGATACCGTAGTCGGCGATGTCGAAGATCGGCGCGTCGGGATCAGTGTTGATCGCAATGATCGTATCTGCTCCTTTCATGCCGGCCACGTGCTGAACAGCCCCAGAGATACCGATGGCGATGTACACATCAGGAGTGACCTCCTTACCGGACTGACCAACCTGCCGGGCGCGTGGGAGCCAACCGTTGTCGACGATGGGACGCGACGCGGCGAGCGTTGCTCCGAGGGTGTCCGCGAGTTCTTCTATCAGCGAGAGGTTGTCCTCGTCTTCGATCCCGCGACCGATCGAGACAATAAAGTTCGCCGAAGAAATGTCTACGTCGCCTTCCATCGTCTCTTCGAATCCGAGTAGCGTCGATCGAACGGACGCCTCGTCGATTCCCGAGTCGAAGTCGACGCGTTCTGCACTCCCATCGGCTTCCGTTGGCTCCCACGTCCGCCCGCGGATCGTGACGACGGCCGGGGTCGGCGTCTGAACAGTCGTCTGGACCTTTGACCCGTACATTTCACGCGTCAGCACGAGGCCAGCCTCGCTGGAGAAATCAACGACATCGGTGACGATTGGGATGCCGAGTCTGTTCGCAACAGCCGGGGCATAGCCCAGACCGTTCACGCTGTTGGGAGTCAGGACGATATCGGGTCTGATCTCA encodes:
- a CDS encoding CaiB/BaiF CoA transferase family protein, whose translation is MDLQSIRVLDLSHTLPGPYGTQLLCDMGADVIKIERPETGEPGRQLGRTQTDRRHAPVFEVMNRGKRSVTLDLKRERGLDAFLELARTADVLVEQFRPGVVDRLGVAYDDMCTVNDEIVYCSLSGFGQTGPLSERVGHDLNYAGFAGLIDMNRRDPETKPTLPGFPVADMAGGAFAALSIVGALLSRELGEGDGEYLDVSMTDALLSFSQLLAAPAMAGVEQRPGATRTTGKYPCYDVYETADGRYVTLAALEPEFWQRFCELIDRPDLVSDHKSNDETTRKRLRNDLSAVFTQRSAEEWETLLGDEDVMFGPVQTLAEAFESDHFEARGVIESDDGLLKRIGFPAITNRDLGQIESAPPALGEHTDEVLQEVGFSAAEVATLHEQDVV
- a CDS encoding NAD(P)-dependent oxidoreductase, producing MLKKSIDIGMIGLGKMGGNMAQNLLSSGFPVCGFDVSDAAISKFRESGGTTRDSPAAVAADVDIMITSLPKASAVKEVYRGGDGIFQSGDPGLIVLEMSTISPDMATELAEEAATHDIDVLGAPVSGGPEESRDGTLTIMVGGRQEVFDDERTQTVLEHLGEDLYYTGDIDSGHMIKLINNVMTMGNLLLAMEAVSLGAARDIDGEVMLKVLGKSGGASNQFHKRMPRVLNRNFEAGFTIDLGKKDVGLALDTARSMDQSMITTSVVFNLFTQASRDGYGDEDISAIVKLLEENRGTTVDAENEVDEAYDGY
- a CDS encoding tripartite tricarboxylate transporter TctB family protein, translating into MINIDMVHTSIAVRDELSSVLFIALGIAIVYVSSSFPSGTTRAPGAGFFPQLLGIAIVVLASIDIVTRRKFEADSHQQIELADAKTFLTVVGLFAAYIFVIPLIGFIISTAIYLYLIAAYSGVTFKRRVLITIVTPVVLHYLFSEFLSLPLPEIPFLANLLS
- a CDS encoding Bug family tripartite tricarboxylate transporter substrate binding protein, encoding MQVAAASGIVGLAGCTEQSLSGGGEYPSQEIRTVVPWSAGGGTDQTVRQLVNVVEDNSDHQFVVENVTGASGTVGQSEVLNAEPDGYTIGLISSTLCILPHIGLADFAPTDFTPIFQYNSDPRTLIVHEDTPYGSLEEFQQYASENPSEVTIGPGGLGNIDHLAAAGLGDVMNVELNIVPYAEGAANAIQATLNGEVHGTTVGAGDAISQIEDGPLEVLGVMGNERLDILPDTPTFPEAGYEWEVAVWRIFVAPPDMSQERAQTLYDILNTGWETDEYQSWMSERGYGLVNRGPDELPEYIESQFNSFEEPAQLMETE
- a CDS encoding acetyl-CoA hydrolase/transferase C-terminal domain-containing protein, whose translation is MLNGVGGSGDFARNAHLSVMALGSTAKGGEISRIVPMVPHVDNPEHDVDVVITDQGIADLRGTVPLERATALIDNCAHPSFRDRLRGSLDRVDAGGGNIRHDLETAISWHRRWMGG
- a CDS encoding electron transfer flavoprotein subunit alpha/FixB family protein; its protein translation is MSVLAVAEHRQGELRDESYEIVTAGHQLADAVGGELDLVVVGGNVDEFANALKKEGVSTIYTINHGIEFQPTVYTQAVTALYDEIRPDIVLTPNSVNGLGYAPAVANRLGIPIVTDVVDFSSEAGLVLTREMYGSKVQTTVQTPTPAVVTIRGRTWEPTEADGSAERVDFDSGIDEASVRSTLLGFEETMEGDVDISSANFIVSIGRGIEDEDNLSLIEELADTLGATLAASRPIVDNGWLPRARQVGQSGKEVTPDVYIAIGISGAVQHVAGMKGADTIIAINTDPDAPIFDIADYGIVGDLFEVIPELIEAFE